One genomic segment of Vibrio fluvialis includes these proteins:
- a CDS encoding CpaF family protein, whose product MNAMDWLNTMKSSGYQPLDLELKAALHQFVLERMEDDGIIFDMSSSERCNLLLPVSSYIQLYLDSEKIANPPPIDVLAAELVDEMMGYGPIENLLKDNTINDILINGPKHVFVERNGILEQVNHHFLNDEHVIRVIRRMLSPLGRRIDESNPMVDARLPDGSRINAIIPPLALDGACLSVRKFKQDVLTDEFLLANEVLSPEMLEFLKRCVQSRLNILISGATGSGKTTLLNVLSQHIHAHERVVTIEDAAELQLRNGHVVRLETRPPNSEGAGEVTARELLKNALRMRPDRIILGESRGGEVLDMLQAMNTGHLGSMSTLHANSPRDALLRLEMMVTLTGFRSSETFIRKVVSSAVDMIVQVIRLPSGKRVISEIVEVTDVQTANINTQTLFQYVRTKRQFKALKDPSEELTVKLEEQIW is encoded by the coding sequence ATGAACGCCATGGACTGGTTAAACACCATGAAATCCTCAGGTTACCAACCGCTGGATCTGGAACTGAAAGCGGCACTGCATCAGTTTGTTCTGGAACGGATGGAAGATGACGGCATCATTTTCGACATGTCATCGTCCGAGCGCTGCAACCTGCTGTTGCCTGTCAGCAGTTATATTCAGCTCTATCTCGACTCGGAAAAAATCGCTAACCCGCCTCCGATTGATGTGTTGGCCGCCGAATTGGTGGATGAGATGATGGGCTACGGCCCGATTGAAAACCTGCTGAAAGACAACACCATCAACGATATTCTGATCAACGGCCCGAAACACGTTTTTGTTGAACGCAACGGTATCCTCGAGCAAGTGAATCACCACTTTCTCAACGACGAACACGTTATCCGCGTGATTCGCCGCATGCTCTCGCCTCTTGGCCGCCGGATTGATGAGTCCAATCCGATGGTGGATGCCCGCCTTCCCGATGGCAGTCGCATTAACGCCATCATTCCCCCCTTGGCGCTGGACGGGGCCTGTTTATCGGTGCGCAAGTTCAAACAGGATGTCCTGACCGACGAATTTCTCTTGGCAAATGAAGTGTTATCGCCGGAGATGCTGGAATTTCTCAAACGTTGTGTGCAGTCACGCCTCAACATTCTGATCAGCGGTGCGACCGGTTCGGGCAAGACAACGCTATTAAACGTGCTGAGCCAGCACATTCATGCCCATGAACGTGTGGTCACGATTGAAGATGCCGCAGAGCTGCAACTGCGCAACGGCCATGTGGTGCGTCTGGAAACCCGCCCGCCCAATTCCGAGGGCGCTGGTGAAGTGACCGCACGCGAATTGCTGAAAAATGCGCTGCGTATGCGTCCGGATCGCATCATTCTTGGCGAAAGTCGCGGCGGCGAAGTGCTGGATATGCTGCAGGCAATGAACACAGGCCACCTCGGTTCGATGAGTACGCTGCATGCCAACTCACCGCGAGATGCGCTGCTTCGCCTCGAAATGATGGTGACGCTGACCGGTTTTCGCTCCAGCGAAACGTTCATTCGCAAAGTGGTCTCTTCAGCAGTCGACATGATTGTGCAGGTCATTCGTCTGCCCAGCGGCAAACGAGTGATCTCTGAAATTGTGGAGGTAACCGATGTGCAGACAGCGAACATTAACACTCAGACGCTGTTCCAGTACGTGCGAACCAAACGCCAGTTCAAGGCGTTAAAAGATCCATCGGAAGAGCTGACCGTCAAACTTGAGGAGCAGATATGGTGA
- a CDS encoding Flp family type IVb pilin, whose product MNYFNTLVTKSWCVFTSFLIDNKGASGIEYAIIATIAAIAIALFSTGDDTIADRIEAVLTSVKNALPTTAG is encoded by the coding sequence ATGAATTATTTCAATACGTTAGTTACTAAATCTTGGTGCGTATTTACCTCTTTCCTAATCGATAATAAAGGTGCCTCTGGTATTGAGTACGCCATTATCGCTACCATCGCAGCCATTGCGATTGCCTTATTCTCAACGGGTGATGACACCATTGCCGATCGCATCGAAGCGGTATTAACAAGTGTGAAGAACGCACTGCCGACCACAGCGGGATAA
- the cpaB gene encoding Flp pilus assembly protein CpaB translates to MKMTLDKSLWLKIAAGALLAIGLVFFITGIMTAKRETTKVIPQTQPERLYQAWVLTHGAEKGTIITTDLIEPVSTPQFNDSFIQNPDIAIGRRLKEEVAPGTYLTTKLLAPNRPVIDDLPEDYRAIAIKAGEVLTVGGYLQPGDFVDVMLLLKPNKESGAMTSARTIASNLMVLAIGENQTSKDDFQREDHAKSVVLAVHESIAPILLLADASGEIRLAAVGSKEVAQSNRPDSSFAENNALFHTVAVSQTTSSSALNRGANIVELKQFNLAPKASPKVKPVPKRPSQPVSYVEVIQGNERSMVTTKN, encoded by the coding sequence ATGAAAATGACGCTCGATAAATCACTCTGGCTCAAAATCGCAGCAGGAGCCTTGCTGGCCATCGGTTTAGTCTTTTTCATCACAGGCATCATGACTGCTAAGCGTGAAACCACCAAAGTCATCCCACAAACGCAGCCAGAACGGCTGTACCAGGCTTGGGTGCTCACTCATGGTGCGGAGAAAGGCACGATCATCACCACCGACTTGATTGAACCCGTATCAACACCACAGTTCAACGACAGCTTCATCCAAAATCCGGACATCGCCATCGGAAGGCGGCTGAAAGAAGAAGTCGCGCCCGGCACCTATCTGACGACCAAACTGCTCGCGCCGAACCGCCCCGTGATTGACGATTTACCAGAAGACTACCGCGCCATCGCGATTAAAGCGGGTGAAGTATTGACTGTCGGTGGCTATCTTCAGCCCGGTGACTTTGTGGATGTGATGCTGCTGCTGAAACCCAATAAAGAGTCCGGGGCAATGACCAGTGCCCGCACTATCGCCTCAAACCTGATGGTACTGGCTATTGGTGAAAATCAGACCAGCAAAGACGACTTTCAGCGTGAGGATCATGCCAAATCGGTTGTCCTTGCGGTACATGAGTCTATCGCGCCAATTCTTTTGCTCGCCGATGCGTCGGGAGAAATTCGACTTGCCGCTGTCGGCAGTAAAGAGGTGGCGCAGAGCAACCGTCCAGACAGCTCTTTTGCAGAGAACAATGCGCTGTTTCATACCGTGGCGGTTTCCCAAACCACGTCATCCTCTGCACTCAACCGTGGAGCCAATATCGTTGAGCTCAAACAATTCAATCTGGCACCTAAAGCGTCGCCCAAAGTGAAACCCGTGCCCAAACGTCCATCTCAACCCGTCAGTTACGTGGAAGTGATTCAGGGCAATGAACGCTCCATGGTCACGACGAAAAACTAA
- a CDS encoding type II and III secretion system protein family protein, translated as MRITTFSITSLFALFASTLAMAAEVITLDENTQKSLALNGQEIARVAVSDPKIATINVLSKTTLLINGHQGGRTSLLVWPKGSKQPNEYQISVVPTMVSSSNVQVQTDIKVVEISKSALKEAGFFFGKQSGNTTFAIGNNSALNGGNFAGELLSSNNFTSLADSFNVVIGNASKGILSTISALNANGFAYTLAEPSLVTMSGHTATFLAGGEFPYPKSSNDGDITIEFKEFGVRLNLSPTVLKDERIMLKVAPEVSELNYNNAVSTGGVLVPGMSVRRTDTTVQLGDGETFVISGLISSSTMKNSDRFPGLGDIPILGAFFSSSRLETNDKELMMVVTPHLVKPIAKGATLPPLPGEIYRNYRPDFFDLVFLQTEPDDLPEDIGFSD; from the coding sequence ATGCGCATCACCACATTTTCTATTACAAGTTTGTTTGCATTGTTCGCGTCTACGTTAGCGATGGCGGCCGAAGTCATTACTCTGGATGAAAACACGCAGAAAAGCCTCGCCTTAAACGGACAGGAGATCGCGCGCGTTGCCGTATCTGATCCTAAAATCGCAACCATCAATGTGCTGAGCAAAACGACTTTGCTCATCAACGGCCATCAGGGAGGCCGAACCTCGCTGTTGGTATGGCCGAAAGGTAGTAAGCAGCCCAACGAGTATCAGATAAGTGTCGTGCCGACAATGGTCAGCAGCTCCAACGTGCAGGTACAAACCGACATCAAAGTGGTGGAAATCAGTAAGTCGGCCCTGAAAGAGGCGGGATTCTTTTTCGGAAAACAATCGGGCAATACCACCTTTGCTATCGGGAACAACTCTGCTTTGAACGGCGGTAATTTTGCCGGTGAGTTGCTATCAAGCAATAACTTCACATCGCTGGCGGATTCATTCAATGTCGTGATCGGCAATGCGTCCAAGGGCATTCTCAGCACCATCAGCGCGCTCAACGCCAACGGCTTTGCTTATACCCTTGCCGAGCCGAGCCTGGTGACCATGTCCGGCCATACGGCCACATTTCTGGCCGGCGGTGAATTTCCCTATCCCAAATCGTCCAACGATGGCGACATCACCATTGAATTCAAAGAGTTCGGCGTGCGGCTGAATCTGTCGCCGACCGTGTTGAAAGATGAACGCATCATGCTCAAAGTGGCGCCAGAAGTGAGCGAACTCAACTACAACAATGCCGTCAGCACCGGCGGTGTTTTGGTGCCCGGTATGAGCGTGCGACGCACCGACACCACGGTGCAGCTCGGTGACGGCGAAACCTTCGTCATTAGCGGACTGATCAGCAGCAGCACAATGAAAAACTCCGACCGCTTCCCCGGTTTGGGTGACATTCCGATTCTCGGTGCCTTTTTCAGCTCAAGCCGCTTAGAAACCAACGATAAAGAGCTGATGATGGTTGTAACGCCGCATCTGGTGAAGCCGATCGCCAAAGGAGCCACCCTGCCGCCACTGCCCGGCGAAATTTATCGCAACTATCGGCCTGACTTCTTCGATCTGGTTTTCCTGCAAACCGAGCCGGATGACTTACCTGAAGACATTGGTTTCTCTGATTAG
- a CDS encoding type II secretion system F family protein — MAGAFYFFIASICMVCASLCFHYSRKYVGQTSITVGADKKAGSTKEHLLMHSQKWWGKSKQQHQKSLSQIVIAMRQAGYISSRQQILCLFKMFLVWSGLFLILTGQQYLFSTSFQRTFLYYALFMAIGALVSIRWIRMQANKRARIIDEEMLTAVHMMAILWQVGLSLESLLKAYHKEARHLTPEMNKDIALIIARIEAGQNREWVFRDMATMTLSSGLQDLLSMLSQGSETGGGLKTSFQSLAELIYERKRVALQEKVTKMSGKISVAMMTLMFPALFIVLGGPAALALLAAFGG, encoded by the coding sequence ATGGCAGGCGCTTTTTACTTCTTTATCGCTTCTATCTGTATGGTGTGTGCCTCACTTTGCTTTCACTATTCGCGCAAATATGTCGGGCAGACATCGATTACCGTGGGTGCAGATAAAAAAGCCGGCAGCACCAAAGAGCACCTGTTGATGCACTCACAAAAATGGTGGGGAAAATCGAAACAGCAACACCAGAAGTCGCTGTCGCAAATCGTGATTGCCATGCGTCAGGCGGGCTACATCAGCAGCCGACAACAGATCCTGTGTCTGTTCAAAATGTTTCTGGTCTGGAGCGGGCTGTTTCTGATCCTGACGGGGCAGCAATATCTTTTCTCCACCTCGTTTCAGCGCACGTTTTTGTACTACGCCCTGTTTATGGCAATCGGCGCGCTGGTATCCATTCGCTGGATTCGCATGCAGGCGAACAAACGTGCCCGCATCATTGATGAAGAGATGCTGACCGCGGTGCACATGATGGCCATCTTATGGCAGGTCGGGCTGTCGCTTGAAAGCCTGCTCAAGGCGTATCACAAAGAAGCCCGCCACCTGACGCCGGAAATGAACAAAGACATCGCGCTCATCATCGCCCGGATTGAAGCGGGCCAGAACCGTGAATGGGTGTTCCGCGACATGGCCACGATGACGCTGTCGTCCGGGCTTCAGGATCTGTTGTCGATGCTCTCGCAAGGTTCAGAAACCGGTGGCGGGCTGAAAACATCATTTCAGTCACTAGCGGAGCTGATTTATGAACGCAAGCGCGTGGCGCTGCAAGAGAAAGTCACCAAGATGTCGGGAAAAATCTCGGTTGCGATGATGACTCTGATGTTCCCTGCTCTATTCATCGTGTTAGGTGGCCCGGCAGCGTTGGCTCTGCTGGCAGCTTTTGGAGGCTAA
- a CDS encoding DUF3613 domain-containing protein, whose protein sequence is MKLNLLMALLCVLSTHASAAQQRPETKGMKMPDTKETQIWLQIQRENMMATSYQDTLSPEAAKASQQRAIKTFSHELPDKFIKSEFGEK, encoded by the coding sequence ATGAAACTCAACCTACTGATGGCTCTGTTGTGTGTATTGTCCACTCATGCTTCGGCTGCTCAGCAACGTCCGGAAACCAAGGGTATGAAAATGCCAGACACCAAAGAAACGCAAATTTGGCTGCAAATCCAAAGGGAAAATATGATGGCCACCAGCTATCAGGACACCCTCTCTCCCGAAGCCGCCAAAGCCAGCCAGCAGCGGGCCATCAAAACCTTTAGCCATGAGCTGCCGGACAAATTCATTAAGAGTGAATTCGGAGAGAAATAA
- a CDS encoding type II secretion system F family protein: MVNEYLLLGLAFCLPAYLCFVWSKRVSKDVLGTPQSTLLATLAKQKMGQHHPIAERLQKLGFSRSPFKNLLMLGGIVMFSLLCALILGITGFAISFLFCITVALTIAQIRRNNIKLRLVQQLPSFVDQVNRRIKVGLSITQAVEQSARATTSPLKDVLQRVSHRQTVGVELQHAFEKESAITGVEAFYLLGSIFSINSRYGGSITDSLESLVKLLRQQDLSRRELKSITGETRITAWVIGSAPLLVSAYMMTQNPELLINMWYSESGRHALILGISLQIIGVIVIWRMFRSL, from the coding sequence ATGGTGAACGAGTATCTGCTGCTTGGGCTGGCGTTCTGCCTTCCCGCTTACCTCTGCTTTGTGTGGTCTAAGCGGGTATCCAAAGACGTGTTGGGAACACCGCAATCGACTCTGCTGGCGACACTGGCAAAGCAGAAAATGGGCCAGCATCACCCTATTGCCGAACGGCTGCAAAAACTCGGTTTCAGTCGTTCGCCCTTCAAAAACCTGCTGATGTTGGGTGGTATCGTAATGTTTAGCCTGTTGTGCGCCTTAATTTTGGGCATCACCGGGTTTGCCATCAGTTTTCTCTTTTGTATTACGGTCGCCCTGACCATTGCGCAAATTCGCCGCAACAACATCAAGCTGCGGTTGGTCCAGCAGCTGCCGTCGTTTGTTGATCAGGTGAACCGCCGTATCAAAGTCGGGCTGAGTATAACTCAGGCGGTTGAGCAATCCGCTCGCGCCACCACCAGCCCGCTAAAAGACGTGTTGCAGCGGGTCAGCCATCGTCAGACGGTGGGGGTCGAGCTACAACATGCGTTCGAGAAAGAGAGCGCCATTACCGGTGTCGAAGCGTTCTATCTGCTGGGTTCCATATTCAGCATTAATTCACGCTATGGCGGCAGTATTACGGATTCTCTGGAAAGTTTGGTAAAGCTGCTTCGTCAGCAAGATCTCAGCCGCCGGGAACTCAAATCCATCACAGGCGAAACCCGCATCACCGCATGGGTCATCGGCAGTGCACCGCTGCTCGTCAGCGCGTACATGATGACCCAGAACCCTGAGCTGTTGATCAACATGTGGTATTCCGAGAGTGGCCGTCATGCGCTCATCTTAGGGATTTCACTGCAAATCATCGGCGTTATCGTCATTTGGCGAATGTTTCGCAGCTTATAG
- a CDS encoding TadE family protein: MTTIHQIHNRQLGSVAIETVCLMPIIMILLFAVIHYSMIFFAASLFDHAAKESIRQSISYVDEECYFDYSGSGCSDNTVLGNVSQVIRNNALQVIQGFTHGEGTSPGQLFGVTLPAADTLISITTIDSGGCCKVTITLPNYQTTPFLPTSIIDGLIPGDDSVFPTEITASAVLKLN, translated from the coding sequence ATGACAACGATACATCAGATACACAACAGGCAGCTCGGTTCGGTCGCGATAGAAACCGTCTGCCTGATGCCTATCATCATGATTTTACTGTTTGCGGTGATCCATTATTCGATGATCTTCTTCGCCGCCAGCCTGTTTGATCACGCCGCAAAAGAGAGTATTCGCCAATCCATCTCCTACGTCGATGAAGAGTGTTATTTCGATTATTCGGGCAGCGGCTGCAGCGACAATACCGTACTCGGGAATGTGTCGCAGGTTATTCGCAACAACGCACTCCAGGTGATACAGGGTTTCACGCATGGAGAAGGAACCAGCCCCGGACAGCTGTTTGGTGTGACACTACCCGCCGCCGATACGTTAATCAGCATCACCACCATCGATAGTGGCGGATGCTGCAAAGTCACCATCACATTACCCAACTATCAAACGACGCCTTTTCTCCCGACCAGCATTATCGATGGCCTGATACCCGGCGATGACTCTGTCTTTCCCACTGAAATTACGGCGTCCGCCGTATTGAAACTGAATTAG
- a CDS encoding prepilin peptidase — translation MSLYWFELGLLLIASVFDIKTMKVPNIISYLLMLGPPVWLLLDSDFNFSLIELKSIFLVLVLTIPGFIKGEFGAADIRILLGLASISPFNIMIYYIFITLAIFIFYSTVKFSTKNEAPFVPAIFITTGVFGLAGMV, via the coding sequence ATGAGCTTATATTGGTTTGAATTAGGGCTGCTGCTTATTGCAAGTGTGTTTGATATAAAAACCATGAAGGTACCTAATATTATTAGCTATTTATTGATGTTAGGCCCTCCAGTTTGGTTGTTATTAGACTCCGACTTTAATTTTTCACTGATTGAATTAAAGTCTATCTTCTTAGTATTAGTCCTGACAATACCCGGATTTATTAAAGGGGAATTTGGCGCGGCAGATATCCGTATTCTGCTGGGGTTAGCCAGCATCTCTCCGTTTAATATCATGATTTATTATATATTTATCACGCTGGCCATATTCATTTTCTACAGCACAGTAAAATTCTCGACAAAAAATGAGGCGCCGTTTGTTCCCGCTATTTTTATTACAACAGGCGTCTTTGGGTTGGCAGGGATGGTGTAA
- a CDS encoding tetratricopeptide repeat protein, with translation MRRLFVIFTLTLGACTSAPKETQYTQAPGLCGEKFSQSTGMQLSMAQKAFANQNYYSALAMLQKIEGTYVTKTALEAKALLKTNQWDEANKKYTSLLNSCMKGQAAHGLGLLTAYQKKYKESGHWLRFAVDMEPANSDIRNDYGFYMLLIDEVDVAKKEFLTALELNPNNQKAAKNLWLALARAQDLKAAESLTRRYGWDQVESQKLANALNTFNPIKNLETNK, from the coding sequence ATGAGACGACTATTCGTGATTTTCACTCTCACTTTGGGTGCCTGTACCTCAGCCCCGAAAGAGACGCAATACACTCAAGCGCCGGGGTTGTGTGGTGAGAAATTCTCACAATCGACTGGCATGCAACTCTCGATGGCGCAGAAAGCCTTCGCCAACCAAAACTACTACTCCGCGCTGGCTATGCTGCAAAAAATCGAAGGCACTTACGTAACCAAAACGGCACTGGAAGCCAAAGCCCTGCTGAAAACCAACCAGTGGGACGAGGCCAATAAGAAATACACCAGTTTGCTTAATAGCTGCATGAAAGGCCAGGCCGCACACGGCTTGGGATTGCTGACCGCGTATCAGAAAAAATACAAAGAGTCCGGCCACTGGCTGCGCTTTGCGGTGGATATGGAACCCGCTAACTCAGACATTCGCAACGACTACGGCTTTTATATGTTGCTGATTGATGAAGTCGACGTGGCCAAAAAAGAGTTTCTGACCGCGTTAGAACTCAATCCAAACAACCAAAAAGCAGCCAAAAATCTCTGGCTGGCGTTGGCGCGCGCTCAGGACTTAAAAGCAGCGGAAAGCCTCACCAGACGTTATGGCTGGGATCAGGTCGAAAGTCAGAAACTGGCGAACGCTCTTAATACCTTCAACCCGATTAAAAATCTGGAGACGAACAAATGA